One window from the genome of Streptomyces sp. WZ-12 encodes:
- a CDS encoding M4 family metallopeptidase yields the protein MSESVTPQQRTAAAPTTPTFCTIIPPHILGKLSESDDPAHHEPARRTLEHDALHRTRRNDLTAQLIAPDEARADADKPHRTIYDAGHQQNLPGTKVHAEADGPSKDASVNRAQAGLGATFEFYLKAYNRKSIDGAGLPLDATVHYGQKYDNAFWDGQRMVFGDGDGTLFKDFTIPVDVIGHELTHGVTQYTAALDYQGQSGALNESLSDVFGSLIKQYALKQTADQADWLIGADLLAPGVHGQALRSMKAPGTAYDDPHLGKDPQPATMAGYVQTADDNGGVHLNSGIPNHAFYLVASALGGKAWERAGQIWYDVLTGGHLAKTAQFADFANLTVQAAQTRYGGSGAEHEAVVKAWSTVGVTGK from the coding sequence ATGAGCGAATCCGTGACCCCCCAACAGCGCACCGCGGCGGCCCCCACCACGCCCACCTTCTGCACCATCATCCCGCCGCACATCCTCGGCAAGCTGTCCGAGTCCGACGATCCGGCCCACCACGAGCCGGCCCGCCGCACCCTGGAGCACGACGCCCTCCACCGCACCCGGCGCAACGACCTGACCGCCCAACTGATCGCCCCGGACGAGGCCCGGGCCGACGCCGACAAGCCCCACCGCACCATCTACGACGCCGGTCACCAGCAGAACCTCCCCGGCACCAAGGTCCACGCCGAGGCCGACGGCCCCTCCAAGGACGCCTCCGTCAACCGCGCACAGGCCGGCCTCGGCGCGACCTTCGAGTTCTACCTCAAGGCGTACAACCGCAAGTCCATCGACGGCGCCGGCCTCCCGCTCGACGCCACCGTCCACTACGGCCAGAAGTACGACAACGCCTTCTGGGACGGCCAGCGGATGGTCTTCGGCGACGGCGACGGCACCCTCTTCAAGGACTTCACCATCCCCGTCGACGTCATCGGCCACGAACTCACCCACGGCGTCACGCAGTACACCGCCGCCCTCGACTACCAGGGCCAGTCCGGCGCCCTCAACGAGTCCCTCTCCGACGTCTTCGGCTCCCTCATCAAGCAGTACGCCCTCAAACAGACCGCCGACCAGGCCGACTGGCTGATCGGCGCCGACCTGCTCGCCCCCGGCGTGCACGGCCAGGCCCTGCGCTCCATGAAGGCCCCCGGCACCGCCTACGACGACCCGCACCTGGGCAAGGACCCGCAGCCCGCCACGATGGCCGGCTACGTCCAGACCGCCGACGACAACGGCGGCGTCCACCTGAACTCCGGCATCCCCAACCACGCCTTCTACCTCGTCGCCAGCGCCCTCGGCGGCAAGGCGTGGGAGCGCGCCGGCCAGATCTGGTACGACGTCCTCACCGGCGGCCACCTGGCCAAGACCGCCCAGTTCGCCGACTTCGCCAACCTCACGGTCCAGGCCGCCCAGACCCGCTACGGCGGTTCGGGCGCCGAACACGAGGCCGTCGTCAAGGCATGGTCGACGGTGGGCGTCACCGGTAAGTAA
- a CDS encoding hemolysin family protein: MTTLIAVAVLLVVVAWLAACAEAGLTRTTSFRAEEAVRSGRRGSAKLAAVAADPTRYLNLALLVRVGCEVAAGALVTYACLRAFDTTWEALTVAIAVMLLVSYVAVGVSPRTIGRQHPLNTATAAAYVLLPLARVMGPVPQLLILLGNALTPGKGFRKGPFASEAELRSLVDLAEKESLIEDEERRMVHSVFQLGDTLVREVMVPRTDLISVERFKTIRQALTLALRSGFSRIPVTGENEDDIVGIVYLKDLARKVHISREAETELVSTAMRPAVFVPDTKNAGDLLREMQRDRNHVAVVIDEYGGTAGIVTIEDILEEIVGEITDEYDRELPPVQDLGAGRYRVTARLDIGALGELYGLAELDDEDVETVGGLLAKLLGRVPIAGATVEVDLSDDGSDPDLKALRLIAESPAGRRNKIVTVLCEPVRAAAAEGDGVGR, from the coding sequence ATGACCACCCTGATCGCCGTCGCGGTACTCCTCGTCGTCGTCGCCTGGCTCGCCGCCTGCGCGGAGGCCGGGCTGACCCGGACGACCAGCTTCCGCGCCGAGGAGGCGGTCCGCTCCGGCCGGCGCGGCAGCGCCAAGCTGGCCGCGGTCGCCGCCGACCCCACCCGCTACCTCAACCTCGCGCTGCTGGTGCGGGTCGGCTGCGAGGTGGCCGCCGGCGCCCTGGTCACCTACGCCTGCCTGCGCGCGTTCGACACGACGTGGGAGGCGCTGACCGTCGCCATCGCGGTGATGCTGCTGGTGTCCTACGTCGCCGTCGGCGTCTCCCCGCGCACCATCGGCCGCCAACACCCCCTCAACACCGCCACCGCCGCGGCGTACGTGCTGCTGCCGCTGGCCCGGGTGATGGGCCCGGTGCCGCAACTGCTGATCCTGCTCGGCAACGCCCTCACCCCCGGCAAGGGCTTCCGCAAGGGCCCGTTCGCCTCCGAGGCCGAACTGCGGTCGCTGGTGGACCTCGCCGAGAAGGAGTCGCTGATCGAGGACGAGGAGCGCCGGATGGTGCACTCCGTCTTCCAACTCGGCGACACCCTCGTCCGGGAGGTGATGGTGCCGCGCACCGACCTCATCTCCGTCGAGCGCTTCAAGACCATCCGCCAGGCGCTCACCCTCGCCCTGCGCTCCGGCTTCTCCCGCATCCCGGTGACCGGGGAGAACGAGGACGACATCGTCGGCATCGTCTACCTCAAGGACCTCGCCCGCAAGGTGCACATCAGCCGGGAAGCGGAGACCGAGTTGGTGTCCACCGCGATGCGCCCGGCGGTGTTCGTCCCGGACACCAAGAACGCCGGCGACCTGCTGCGCGAGATGCAGCGGGACCGCAACCACGTCGCGGTGGTGATCGACGAGTACGGCGGCACCGCCGGCATCGTGACCATCGAGGACATCCTGGAGGAGATCGTCGGCGAGATCACCGACGAGTACGACCGCGAACTGCCGCCCGTGCAGGACCTGGGCGCCGGCCGGTACCGCGTCACCGCCCGGCTGGACATCGGTGCGCTGGGCGAGCTGTACGGGCTGGCGGAGCTGGACGACGAGGACGTGGAGACCGTCGGCGGGCTGCTGGCGAAGCTGTTGGGTCGGGTCCCGATCGCCGGGGCGACCGTCGAGGTCGACCTCTCCGACGACGGCTCGGACCCGGACCTGAAGGCGCTGCGGCTGATCGCCGAGTCGCCGGCCGGCCGCCGCAACAAGATCGTCACGGTGCTCTGCGAGCCGGTCCGCGCGGCGGCTGCGGAGGGTGACGGCGTCGGTCGCTGA
- the leuA gene encoding 2-isopropylmalate synthase encodes MSQPVGRPTPITNATHTQAPSGMPVHKYRPFEAVELTGRSWPEKRITKAPRWLSTDLRDGNQALIDPMSPARKREMFDLLVRMGYKEIEVGFPSSGETDFAFVRSIIEDGAIPEDVTISVLTQAREELIERTVESLRGAPRATVHLYNATAPTFRRVVFRGSKEQVKQIAVDGTRLVVEYAEKLLGDETVFGYQYSPEIFTDTELDFALEVCEGVMDVWQPEEGREIILNLPATVERSTPSTHADRFEWMSRNLSRREFVCLSTHPHNDRGTAVAAAELAVMAGADRVEGCLFGQGERTGNVDLVTLGMNLFSQGVDPQIDFSQIDEIRRTSEYCNQMEVHPRHPYAGDLVYTAFSGSHQDAIKKGFDAMEADAAAQGKTVDDIEWAVPYLPIDPKDVGRSYEAVIRVNSQSGKGGIAYVLKNDHKLDLPRRMQIEFSRIIQEKTDTQGGEVTPKDIWDTFQDEYLPNPLNPWGRIQLKAGQTTTDKDGVDTLTVEAEMDGVESVLVGSGNGPISAFFHALQGLGIDARLLDYQEHTMSEGASAQAASYIECAIDGKVLWGIGIDANTTRASLKAVVSAVNRAAR; translated from the coding sequence ATGTCGCAGCCCGTCGGCCGCCCCACGCCGATCACCAACGCCACCCACACGCAGGCCCCTTCCGGCATGCCGGTCCACAAGTACCGCCCGTTCGAGGCCGTGGAACTGACCGGGCGGAGCTGGCCGGAGAAGCGGATCACCAAGGCGCCGCGCTGGCTCTCCACCGATCTGCGGGACGGCAACCAGGCGCTGATCGACCCCATGTCGCCGGCCCGCAAGCGCGAGATGTTCGACCTGCTGGTGCGCATGGGCTACAAGGAGATCGAGGTCGGCTTCCCGTCGTCCGGCGAGACCGACTTCGCGTTCGTGCGGTCGATCATCGAGGACGGTGCCATCCCGGAGGACGTGACGATCTCCGTGCTGACGCAGGCGCGGGAGGAGCTGATCGAGCGGACGGTGGAGTCGCTGCGCGGTGCGCCCCGGGCCACCGTCCACCTCTACAACGCCACCGCCCCCACCTTCCGCCGGGTCGTCTTCCGCGGCTCGAAGGAGCAGGTCAAGCAGATCGCGGTGGACGGCACCCGGCTGGTGGTGGAGTACGCCGAGAAGCTGCTGGGCGACGAGACCGTCTTCGGCTACCAGTACAGCCCGGAGATCTTCACCGACACCGAGCTGGACTTCGCGCTGGAGGTCTGCGAGGGCGTGATGGACGTCTGGCAGCCCGAGGAGGGGCGCGAGATCATCCTCAACCTGCCGGCCACCGTGGAGCGTTCGACGCCCAGCACGCACGCCGACCGGTTCGAGTGGATGAGTCGGAACCTGAGCCGGCGGGAGTTCGTGTGCCTGTCGACGCATCCGCACAACGACCGCGGGACGGCCGTGGCCGCGGCCGAACTGGCTGTGATGGCCGGGGCGGACCGCGTCGAGGGCTGCCTGTTCGGGCAGGGCGAGCGCACCGGCAACGTCGACCTGGTCACCCTGGGCATGAACCTCTTCTCCCAGGGCGTCGACCCGCAGATCGACTTCTCGCAGATCGATGAGATCCGTCGCACCAGCGAGTACTGCAACCAGATGGAGGTCCACCCGCGCCACCCCTACGCGGGCGACCTGGTCTACACCGCCTTCTCCGGCTCCCACCAGGACGCCATCAAGAAGGGGTTCGACGCGATGGAGGCCGACGCGGCCGCCCAGGGCAAGACCGTCGACGACATCGAGTGGGCGGTGCCGTACCTGCCCATCGACCCCAAGGACGTCGGCCGCTCCTACGAGGCGGTCATCCGCGTCAACTCGCAGTCCGGCAAGGGCGGTATCGCCTACGTCCTGAAGAACGACCACAAGCTGGACCTGCCGCGCCGGATGCAGATCGAGTTCTCCCGGATCATCCAGGAGAAGACCGACACCCAGGGCGGCGAGGTCACCCCGAAGGACATCTGGGACACCTTCCAGGACGAGTACCTGCCCAACCCGCTGAACCCGTGGGGCCGCATCCAGCTCAAGGCCGGCCAGACCACCACCGACAAGGACGGCGTGGACACCCTCACCGTCGAGGCCGAGATGGACGGCGTGGAGTCCGTACTGGTGGGGTCGGGCAACGGTCCGATCTCCGCGTTCTTCCACGCGCTCCAGGGCCTGGGCATCGACGCCCGCCTGCTCGACTACCAGGAGCACACCATGAGCGAGGGCGCCTCCGCGCAGGCCGCCTCGTACATCGAGTGCGCCATCGACGGCAAGGTGCTGTGGGGCATCGGCATCGACGCCAACACCACCCGCGCCTCCCTGAAGGCCGTGGTCTCCGCCGTCAACCGCGCGGCGCGCTGA
- the ybeY gene encoding rRNA maturation RNase YbeY, producing MSIDVNNESGTDIDEQAILDVARYALARMRIHPLSELSVIVVDAEAMEQLHLQWMDLPGPTDVMSFPMDELRPPAKDEEEPPQGLLGDIVLCPEVAVQQGAAAPTAHSMDEELQLLTVHGVLHLLGYDHEEPDEKVEMFGLQAAIIDGWRAERGMTGPSPAPTVT from the coding sequence ATGTCGATCGACGTCAACAACGAGTCCGGCACGGACATCGACGAGCAGGCGATCCTCGACGTCGCCCGCTATGCCCTGGCCCGGATGCGGATCCACCCGCTCTCCGAGCTGTCGGTCATCGTCGTGGACGCCGAGGCCATGGAGCAGCTCCACCTCCAGTGGATGGACCTGCCCGGCCCGACGGATGTCATGTCCTTCCCGATGGACGAACTGCGGCCGCCGGCCAAGGACGAGGAGGAGCCCCCGCAGGGGCTCCTCGGTGACATCGTGCTCTGCCCGGAGGTCGCCGTGCAGCAGGGCGCGGCGGCCCCGACGGCACACAGCATGGACGAGGAGCTCCAACTGCTGACCGTGCACGGCGTGCTGCACCTGCTCGGCTACGACCACGAGGAGCCGGACGAGAAGGTCGAGATGTTCGGCCTGCAGGCCGCGATCATCGACGGCTGGCGGGCGGAGCGCGGGATGACCGGCCCCTCGCCGGCCCCGACCGTCACCTGA
- a CDS encoding PhoH family protein, producing the protein MTQTPTRAQASAQFTVPAKHPMVTVLGSGDALLRVIEDAFPATDIHVRGNEISAVGDAREVALVQRLFDEMMLVLRTGQPMTEDAVERSIAMLRAAENGDGASETPAEVLTQNILSNRGRTIRPKTLNQKRYVDAIDKHTIVFGIGPAGTGKTYLAMAKAVQALQAKQVNRIILTRPAVEAGERLGFLPGTLYEKIDPYLRPLYDALHDMLDPDSIPRLMAAGTIEVAPLAYMRGRTLNDAFIILDEAQNTNPEQMKMFLTRLGFDSKIVITGDVTQIDLPGGTKSGLRQVREILTDVDDVHFSELTSKDVVRHKLVGRIVDAYEKYDSRNGK; encoded by the coding sequence ATGACGCAGACACCCACACGAGCGCAGGCGAGCGCCCAGTTCACGGTCCCGGCCAAGCACCCGATGGTGACGGTCCTCGGATCCGGCGACGCGCTCCTGCGTGTGATCGAGGACGCCTTCCCCGCCACCGACATCCACGTCCGCGGCAACGAGATCAGCGCCGTCGGCGACGCCCGGGAAGTCGCCCTCGTGCAGCGCCTTTTCGACGAGATGATGCTGGTGCTCCGCACCGGACAACCGATGACGGAGGACGCAGTGGAACGCTCCATCGCCATGCTGCGCGCGGCGGAGAACGGCGACGGAGCCAGCGAGACCCCGGCAGAGGTGCTCACTCAGAACATCCTCTCCAACCGCGGCCGCACCATCCGCCCCAAGACGCTCAACCAGAAGCGCTATGTCGACGCCATCGACAAGCACACCATCGTCTTCGGGATCGGCCCGGCCGGCACCGGCAAGACGTACCTCGCCATGGCCAAGGCCGTGCAGGCCCTCCAGGCCAAGCAGGTCAACCGGATCATCCTGACCCGCCCCGCGGTCGAGGCCGGCGAGCGCCTGGGCTTCCTGCCCGGCACGCTCTACGAGAAGATCGACCCCTACCTCCGCCCGCTCTACGACGCCCTGCACGACATGCTCGACCCCGACTCCATCCCGCGCCTGATGGCGGCCGGGACGATCGAGGTGGCGCCGCTGGCGTACATGCGCGGCCGGACCCTCAACGACGCCTTCATCATTCTCGACGAGGCGCAGAACACCAATCCCGAGCAGATGAAGATGTTCCTCACCCGGCTCGGGTTCGACTCGAAGATAGTCATCACCGGCGATGTGACCCAGATCGACCTGCCGGGCGGCACGAAGAGCGGTCTGCGCCAGGTCCGGGAGATCCTGACCGACGTCGACGACGTGCATTTCTCCGAGCTCACCAGCAAGGACGTGGTCCGGCACAAGCTGGTCGGCCGTATTGTCGACGCCTACGAGAAGTACGACAGCCGCAACGGCAAATAG
- a CDS encoding protealysin inhibitor emfourin, with translation MHIHIRRTGGFTAIERRAEVDTTDRPDATAWHALAAHAMAAAHAAPPTGVPDGFRYALTVDGKTAYCADPDLTDEQRELITRVLKEGA, from the coding sequence ATGCACATCCACATCCGCCGCACGGGCGGCTTCACCGCCATCGAGCGACGCGCCGAGGTCGACACGACCGACCGCCCCGACGCCACCGCATGGCACGCCCTCGCCGCGCACGCGATGGCCGCGGCGCACGCCGCACCGCCGACCGGCGTCCCCGACGGCTTCCGTTACGCCCTCACCGTCGACGGCAAGACGGCCTACTGCGCGGACCCCGATCTCACCGACGAGCAGCGGGAGTTGATCACTCGCGTGCTCAAAGAAGGCGCGTAG
- a CDS encoding carbohydrate kinase family protein, with amino-acid sequence MNSGRRDVQPPAGPAAAPPGLDPLAGVRREGDPPTDVYLTGTVFLDIIFTGLDTAPVRGTESWARGMGSSPGGVANMATALARLGLRTSLAAAFGDDMYGEYCWELLEQGEGIDLSLSRRVPGWHSPVTVSMAYEGERTMVSHGHQAPPPDFVFDGRHAPGCPPPSRACVASLVPGRREGWLGCAAGRGSRLFADVGWDDSGRWDPADLADLEHCEAFLPNAEEAMRYTRTDCPRTAAHKLAERVPLAVVTLGSEGAYAVDSRSGETAEVPAIVVEALDPTGAGDVFVAGFVTGTLAAWPLADRLAFAGLSAALSVQEFGGSLSAPGWAEIAAWWRRVRACDTAVGAGLRRQYGFLDAVLPAPGTAVGAPGGTDAARPAGPPPLARAVPTIGFRRPA; translated from the coding sequence GGTGCGCCGCGAGGGCGATCCGCCCACCGACGTCTACCTCACCGGCACCGTCTTCCTCGACATCATCTTCACCGGCCTGGACACCGCCCCGGTCCGCGGCACCGAATCCTGGGCCCGCGGCATGGGATCGAGCCCCGGGGGCGTCGCCAACATGGCCACCGCGCTGGCCCGGCTGGGGCTGCGCACCTCCCTGGCCGCCGCGTTCGGCGACGACATGTACGGCGAGTACTGCTGGGAGCTGCTGGAGCAGGGCGAGGGCATCGACCTGTCGCTCTCCCGCCGGGTCCCCGGCTGGCACTCCCCGGTCACCGTCTCGATGGCCTACGAGGGCGAGCGCACCATGGTCTCGCACGGCCACCAGGCCCCGCCGCCGGACTTCGTCTTCGACGGCCGGCACGCGCCCGGCTGCCCGCCGCCGTCCCGGGCCTGCGTCGCCTCGCTCGTGCCCGGCCGCCGGGAGGGCTGGCTGGGCTGCGCGGCCGGCCGCGGCAGCCGGCTCTTCGCCGACGTGGGCTGGGACGACTCCGGCCGCTGGGACCCGGCCGACCTCGCCGACCTGGAACACTGCGAGGCGTTCCTGCCCAACGCCGAGGAGGCGATGCGCTACACCCGCACCGACTGCCCGCGCACCGCCGCCCACAAGCTGGCCGAGCGGGTCCCGCTCGCCGTGGTCACCCTCGGCTCCGAGGGCGCCTACGCGGTGGACTCCCGCAGCGGCGAGACCGCCGAGGTGCCCGCCATCGTCGTGGAGGCGCTGGACCCGACCGGCGCCGGGGACGTCTTCGTCGCCGGCTTCGTCACCGGCACCCTCGCCGCGTGGCCGCTGGCGGACCGGCTGGCCTTCGCCGGGCTGAGCGCCGCCCTGTCGGTGCAGGAGTTCGGCGGCTCGCTCTCCGCGCCCGGATGGGCCGAGATCGCCGCCTGGTGGCGCCGGGTCCGGGCCTGCGACACCGCGGTCGGCGCCGGGCTGCGCCGCCAGTACGGGTTCCTGGACGCGGTGCTGCCGGCCCCCGGCACGGCCGTCGGCGCCCCCGGCGGGACCGACGCCGCGCGCCCCGCAGGACCGCCCCCGCTGGCCCGCGCGGTCCCCACGATCGGCTTCCGCCGGCCGGCCTGA
- a CDS encoding TerB family tellurite resistance protein, producing MRNVCVVGVRTSWRTVADGEFFCPDCGGDRNYLRRTGRRRLLVLGVPVLGRGDAGPILECVACQGRFGLDALDHPTTVRLSAMLRDAVHTLTLALLAAGGTASRTVRDAAVTAVRAAGSADCTEDHLLTLLAALAADTGRMTGTYEAATGGHCAHRGLDPCGTALAIELHEALEPLAPHLAPAGRESLLLQGARIALADGPCSPAEREVLSTAGDALTLRPQDVDRLVAAAARTPRYPG from the coding sequence ATGCGCAACGTATGTGTGGTGGGGGTGCGCACCTCGTGGCGGACCGTTGCCGACGGTGAGTTCTTCTGTCCCGACTGCGGCGGCGACCGCAACTACCTCCGCCGCACCGGCCGGCGCCGCCTGCTCGTCCTCGGCGTCCCCGTCCTCGGCCGCGGCGACGCCGGCCCGATCCTCGAATGCGTCGCCTGCCAGGGCCGCTTCGGGCTGGACGCGCTCGACCACCCGACCACCGTACGGCTCTCGGCGATGCTCCGGGACGCCGTCCACACCCTGACCCTGGCGCTGTTGGCGGCCGGCGGCACGGCCTCCCGCACGGTCCGGGACGCCGCGGTCACCGCGGTCCGCGCGGCCGGCTCCGCCGACTGCACCGAGGACCACCTGCTGACCCTGCTCGCCGCGCTCGCCGCCGACACCGGCCGGATGACCGGCACCTACGAGGCGGCCACCGGCGGCCACTGCGCACACCGGGGGCTCGACCCCTGCGGCACCGCGCTGGCCATAGAGCTCCACGAGGCGCTGGAGCCGCTGGCGCCCCATCTCGCCCCCGCCGGGCGGGAGTCGCTGCTCCTCCAGGGCGCCCGGATCGCGCTGGCCGACGGCCCGTGCAGCCCCGCCGAGCGCGAGGTGCTGAGCACCGCGGGCGATGCGCTCACGCTCCGCCCGCAGGACGTGGACCGGCTGGTGGCTGCGGCGGCGCGGACGCCGCGGTATCCCGGCTGA
- the era gene encoding GTPase Era — protein MGAMSVRTESTVPHRAGFACFVGRPNAGKSTLTNALVGTKVAITSNRPQTTRHTVRGIVHRPDAQLVLVDTPGLHKPRTLLGERLNDVVRTTWSEVDVIGFCLPADQKIGPGDRYIASELADIKKTPKVAIVTKTDLVDSKALAAQLLAIDQLGKELGIEWTEIIPVSAVGDKQVSLLADLLVPLLPESPALYPEGDLTDEPEQVMVAELIREAALEGVRDELPHSIAVVVEEMLPREDRPADKPLLDIHANVYIERPSQKGIIIGPKGKRLKEVGTKSRKHIEALLGTPVFLDLHVKVAKDWQRDPKQLRKLGF, from the coding sequence ATGGGCGCCATGAGCGTTCGTACCGAGTCCACCGTCCCGCACCGCGCCGGCTTCGCCTGCTTCGTCGGCCGCCCCAACGCGGGCAAGTCCACCCTGACGAACGCTCTCGTCGGGACGAAGGTGGCGATCACCTCCAACCGCCCGCAGACCACCCGCCACACCGTCCGCGGCATCGTGCACCGCCCCGACGCCCAGCTCGTGCTGGTCGACACCCCGGGCCTGCACAAGCCGCGCACGCTGCTCGGCGAGCGGCTCAACGACGTGGTCCGCACCACCTGGTCCGAGGTCGACGTGATCGGTTTCTGCCTCCCGGCTGACCAGAAGATCGGCCCCGGCGACCGCTACATCGCCAGCGAGCTGGCCGACATCAAGAAGACGCCCAAGGTCGCCATCGTCACCAAGACCGACCTGGTCGACTCCAAGGCGTTGGCCGCCCAGCTCCTCGCGATCGACCAGCTCGGCAAGGAGCTGGGCATCGAGTGGACCGAGATCATTCCGGTGTCGGCCGTCGGCGACAAGCAGGTCTCGCTCCTCGCCGACCTCCTCGTCCCGCTGCTCCCCGAGAGCCCGGCCCTCTACCCGGAGGGCGACCTCACCGACGAGCCGGAGCAGGTGATGGTCGCCGAGCTGATCCGCGAGGCGGCACTGGAGGGCGTCCGCGACGAGCTGCCGCACTCGATCGCCGTCGTCGTCGAGGAGATGCTGCCTCGCGAAGACCGCCCCGCCGACAAGCCGCTGTTGGACATCCACGCCAACGTCTACATCGAGCGCCCCAGCCAGAAGGGGATCATCATCGGCCCCAAGGGCAAGCGGTTGAAGGAGGTCGGCACGAAGTCCCGCAAGCACATTGAGGCGTTGCTCGGGACGCCGGTCTTCCTCGACCTCCACGTGAAGGTCGCCAAGGATTGGCAGCGGGACCCTAAGCAGCTCCGCAAGCTGGGGTTTTAG
- a CDS encoding cytochrome P450 family protein encodes MAQQREQTFVIDPAGTDIHGEGARLRALGPAARIELPGGIRAWGVTGHALLKQLLTDDRVSKNPRDHWPEWQREEIRGSWLQSWIGVTNMFTAYGADHRRLRKLIAPAFTARRTDAMLPRVERITEDLLDGLAARPAGEVVDLRQSFNLPLPMQVICELFGYPEGEPRVELARVIAEIMDTTATPEQATATWLAVNKLLGSLVAAKRAEPAEDLTSALVAARDDEGQAMTEQELLDTLLLVIGAGHETTVDLLGNAVYALLTHPDQLKLVRDGQASWNDVIEETLRWTPSIASLPLRFAVEDIELPHGEVIRTGEAILPMYAAAGRDTEQHGPDAAAFDLRRADQEHLAFGHGVHHCIGAPLARLEARTALPALFARFPDMQLVVPDEGLAPAGGFIAGGLASLPVRLTP; translated from the coding sequence ATGGCACAACAGCGAGAGCAGACCTTCGTCATCGACCCCGCCGGAACCGACATCCACGGCGAAGGAGCCCGCCTGCGCGCACTAGGCCCGGCCGCCCGGATCGAACTTCCCGGTGGCATCAGAGCCTGGGGCGTCACCGGTCACGCCCTGCTCAAGCAACTCCTCACCGACGACCGGGTCTCCAAGAACCCGCGCGACCACTGGCCGGAGTGGCAGCGCGAGGAGATCCGCGGCAGTTGGCTCCAGTCGTGGATAGGCGTGACGAACATGTTCACCGCCTACGGCGCCGACCACCGCCGGCTGCGGAAGCTGATCGCCCCGGCGTTCACCGCGCGCCGCACCGACGCCATGCTGCCCCGGGTGGAGCGGATCACCGAGGACCTGCTGGACGGGCTGGCGGCGCGCCCGGCGGGCGAGGTCGTGGACCTGCGGCAGTCCTTCAACCTCCCGCTGCCGATGCAGGTGATCTGCGAGCTGTTCGGCTACCCCGAGGGCGAGCCGCGCGTCGAACTGGCCCGCGTCATCGCCGAGATCATGGACACCACGGCCACGCCGGAGCAGGCCACCGCGACCTGGTTGGCGGTCAACAAGCTGCTCGGCTCCCTGGTGGCCGCCAAGCGCGCCGAGCCCGCCGAGGACCTGACCAGCGCGCTGGTCGCGGCCCGCGACGACGAGGGCCAGGCGATGACCGAGCAGGAGCTCCTCGACACTCTGCTGTTGGTCATCGGCGCCGGCCACGAGACCACCGTCGACCTGCTGGGCAACGCGGTGTACGCGCTGCTGACCCACCCCGACCAACTGAAGCTGGTGCGCGACGGCCAGGCGTCCTGGAACGACGTCATCGAGGAGACGCTGCGCTGGACGCCGAGCATCGCGAGCCTGCCGCTGCGGTTCGCGGTCGAGGACATCGAGCTGCCGCACGGCGAGGTGATCCGCACGGGCGAGGCGATCCTGCCGATGTACGCGGCGGCCGGCCGGGACACCGAGCAACACGGCCCGGACGCCGCCGCGTTCGACCTCCGGCGCGCCGACCAGGAACACCTGGCGTTCGGCCACGGGGTGCACCACTGCATCGGCGCCCCGCTGGCCCGCCTGGAGGCCCGCACCGCCCTCCCGGCCCTCTTCGCGCGCTTCCCGGACATGCAACTGGTCGTCCCCGACGAGGGGTTGGCCCCGGCGGGCGGCTTCATCGCGGGCGGACTGGCGAGCCTGCCGGTGCGGTTGACGCCGTGA
- a CDS encoding cytidine deaminase has translation MTDSAPLDPEDRKIITLARSARARNGVPEGAAVRDETGRTYVAGTVALDSLKLSALQTAVAMAVASGATSLEAAAVVTDAEQAADADRAAVRDLGGPDTPVLVAAPDGTLRASTAAGPSV, from the coding sequence ATGACCGACTCCGCACCGCTGGATCCCGAAGACCGCAAGATCATCACGCTCGCGCGTTCGGCGCGGGCCCGCAACGGCGTCCCGGAGGGCGCCGCCGTCCGCGACGAGACCGGCCGCACCTACGTCGCGGGCACCGTCGCGCTGGACTCCCTCAAGCTCAGCGCGCTCCAGACGGCCGTCGCGATGGCCGTCGCCAGCGGCGCCACGTCCCTGGAGGCCGCGGCCGTGGTCACCGACGCCGAGCAGGCCGCCGACGCCGACCGGGCGGCCGTCCGCGACCTCGGCGGCCCGGACACCCCGGTCCTGGTGGCCGCCCCTGACGGCACCCTGCGCGCCAGCACCGCGGCCGGTCCGTCGGTCTGA